Proteins encoded together in one Pseudomonas arsenicoxydans window:
- a CDS encoding NorM family multidrug efflux MATE transporter: MQHPARTELWAILRLAGPLIASQLAHMLMVLTDTLMMARLSPEALAGGGLGAATYSFVSIFCIGVIAAVGTLVAIRQGAGDIVGAARLTQAGLWLAWLMALVAGLLLWNLKPVLLLFGQTETNVHAAGQFLLILPFALPGYLSFMALRGFTSAIGRATPVMVISLGGTVANFLLNYALITGMFGLPKLGLMGIGLVTAIVANLMAVALALHIRRHPAYDAYPLRQGLSRPNRQYLKELWRLGLPIGGTYAVEVGLFAFAALCMGTMGSTQLAAHQIALQIVSVAFMIPAGLSYAITMRIGQHYGAGQLLDARLAGRVGIAFGAAAMLGFAMVFWFLPNQLIGLFLDHNDPAFRPVIELAVSLLAVAAWFELFDGTQTIAMGCIRGLKDAKTTFLVGLGCYWLIGAPAAWWMAFNLNWGPTGVWWGLALGLACAAVSLTLAFEWKMKGMIRREPASQRFEAIQTE, from the coding sequence ATGCAGCATCCAGCACGTACCGAACTCTGGGCCATCCTGCGGCTGGCGGGGCCGTTGATTGCCTCGCAGTTGGCGCACATGCTGATGGTCCTCACCGATACCTTGATGATGGCGCGCCTGAGTCCTGAAGCGCTGGCCGGTGGCGGCCTGGGCGCGGCGACGTATTCGTTTGTGTCGATCTTCTGCATCGGCGTGATCGCCGCCGTCGGCACCCTGGTGGCGATCCGTCAGGGCGCCGGCGATATCGTCGGTGCTGCGCGACTGACACAGGCCGGGTTGTGGCTGGCCTGGCTGATGGCGCTGGTGGCCGGGTTGCTGCTGTGGAACCTCAAACCGGTGTTGCTGCTGTTTGGCCAGACCGAAACCAACGTCCACGCCGCCGGCCAGTTCTTGCTGATCCTGCCTTTTGCCCTACCCGGCTACCTGAGCTTCATGGCCTTGCGCGGATTCACCAGCGCCATCGGCAGGGCGACGCCGGTGATGGTCATCAGCCTGGGCGGTACCGTGGCCAACTTCCTGCTCAACTATGCGTTGATCACCGGCATGTTCGGCCTGCCAAAACTGGGCCTGATGGGCATCGGCCTGGTCACGGCCATTGTCGCCAACCTGATGGCCGTGGCGCTGGCGCTGCACATCCGTCGGCATCCAGCCTACGACGCTTATCCGCTGCGCCAGGGCCTGTCGCGGCCCAACCGTCAGTACTTGAAAGAGCTGTGGCGCCTCGGCCTGCCCATCGGCGGCACTTACGCGGTGGAAGTCGGGTTGTTTGCATTCGCGGCGCTGTGCATGGGCACCATGGGCAGCACGCAGCTGGCCGCACACCAGATCGCCCTGCAAATCGTCTCGGTCGCGTTCATGATTCCGGCGGGGCTTTCTTATGCGATCACCATGCGCATCGGCCAGCATTACGGTGCCGGACAGTTGCTGGATGCGCGGCTGGCCGGCCGGGTCGGGATTGCCTTTGGCGCAGCAGCGATGCTGGGGTTTGCGATGGTCTTCTGGTTCCTGCCGAATCAGTTGATCGGCCTGTTCCTGGACCACAACGACCCGGCGTTCCGTCCCGTGATTGAACTGGCTGTGAGCCTGCTGGCGGTCGCCGCATGGTTCGAACTGTTCGACGGTACGCAAACCATCGCCATGGGCTGCATTCGCGGGCTCAAGGACGCCAAGACCACCTTTCTGGTCGGGCTCGGTTGCTATTGGCTGATCGGGGCACCGGCCGCATGGTGGATGGCGTTCAACTTGAACTGGGGGCCAACGGGCGTCTGGTGGGGGTTGGCGTTGGGCCTGGCGTGTGCGGCGGTGAGTCTGACGCTGGCGTTCGAGTGGAAGATGAAAGGGATGATTCGGCGCGAGCCTGCGTCGCAGCGTTTCGAGGCCATTCAGACCGAATGA